The Watersipora subatra chromosome 1, tzWatSuba1.1, whole genome shotgun sequence genome has a window encoding:
- the LOC137409125 gene encoding uncharacterized protein encodes MWRRRSRLCSSAVAALTLALVASQATEWDIPVGTRFSGNNITARSETHNLKDFGRSYIDLGIEILPGVLQAFQYYIYNPYGTARPQRAKFLVWELQFQEFTGQTNQLYNSSIVLKYELAFTVGTQTGVYTVPVTDRPNMKAQYFLGFSTTEGVIPFTFDYATHNSAKKVVPTLELSVPRVGDTSTAQDSDGERVIYSIGAIVDPVIINEETGEEDNRMMCYYGYSCDYSINYGATGATGQPGADGEPGQPGAPGIQGPPGSTGVDGDVGEKGQPGATGAPGEPGQPGMKGNQGRDGNTGRPGNPGRPGSDGLPGTRGQDGRDGFDGRDGFDGSPGEPGEPGFPGQDGNPGSSGQPGTPGQDGFPGQTGVPGQTGANGEPGSPGQKGNAGIRGSNGLPGRDGLPGERGASGAPGSDGRPGNDGRDGNPGDRGAPGQQGRNGEPGRPGTPGLKGNAGADGRDGRDGEDGRDGNRGEPGQQGAPGQQGLPGQPGNEGQSGSPGARGADGQNGEKGDRGISGQDGRPGERGQPGTPGLPGSTGASGTPGRAGNPGQDGQDGREGSRGEAGRPGQDGVNGQDGQNGRDGIDGFDGAPGVKGNQGVRGEPGASGTPGQDGIDGRPGERGSPGNIGQQGQTGSEGQPGQDGSPGQDGSDGSPGMPGRDGFDGQPGAPGQPGQPGSKGSNGLPGRDGNPGRTGERGDQGLPGSPGSDGIPGRNGAKGERGNDGVPGQDGRPGQPGNDGLSGDPGQQGLPGKDGASGQPGQNGLKGEKGNNGYDGQPGLRGDSGLPGRDGNPGREGQKGADGAPGFNGRDGQDGRPGDRGADGIPGNPGTDGQSGAKGEQGEPGQPGENGRDGRNGFDGRNGQDGQPGESGLAGLPGAPGSDGQPGVNGNPGTPGIRGSKGEPGRAGATGAAGRNGEPGRDGQSGSPGFDGQNGLPGLKGDSGVKGAPGNPGAPGFSGAPGQDGQDGNDGQDGRPGERGSPGQPGTDGRNGQPGSKGSPGSDGRSGNPGQDGRPGEPGRDGFDGLDGSPGFPGQPGLRGNDGQPGDTGAPGAQGQPGQPGQRGDRGSPGQQGAPGKDGDPGRDGDRGSDGAPGQSGRDGQDGRPGERGADGLRGTPGFDGQSGAKGDQGEPGQPGQDGRDGRNGFDGQDGERGSPGVPGRDGSNGLPGERGNSGQPGDRGSPGRDGSDGNPGFPGQDGQPGSPGRDGEPGRIGQDGRDGFPGEPGEHGQPGNPGQQGSPGRDGERGRDGSPGEQGAPGRPGQQGQPGQPGGQGLPGSDGNPGRDGENGSPGAPGQNGRDGQDGRPGDRGADGISGTPGFDGQNGAKGDRGEPGQPGQDGRDGQDGFDGQPGQDGQPGQSGQPGERGSPGRDGSPGAPGDRGAAGEPGQPGLPGSTGLPGQDGNAGRDGERGSPGAPGQNGRDGQDGRPGERGADGLSGTPGFDGQDGTKGDRGEPGRPGQAGRDGQNGFDGRNGEDGRPGQDGQPGARGQPGIAGNDGTPGLPGAKGDAGVPGSDGRPGENGRPGSDGNDGADGFPGAPGQDGRLGRKGNDGRPGAPGAIGQPGEQGRNGLDGQKGAVGAPGNNGRDGIPGQPGRAGDRGSPGEPGRVGQPGSSGQRGNNGAPGQPGLPGADGQPGQDGQDGRNGFDGNPGRDGSPGAPGLPGNDGFPGQPGQPGEQGLSGQPGVPGSTGLPGNRGNDGAPGRPGDRGSNGNDGRPGQPGQDGNPGQRGFDGRPGQDGRPGSVGAPGQAGQPGRDGQPGQRGTPGSPGQRGSSGQPGQRGISGQDGETGRPGEAGQDGQPGFPGATGQPGIRGSKGDQGSPGSPGQSGTDGLPGQPGRPGDIGRPGTPGTNGATGAQGLPGSPGQRGIPGSRGTPGERGVNGLPGQQGEKGAVGTKGSRGQDGRDGESGNDGRNGQDGSPGQRGSTGANGRDGQPGARGFPGRDGQQGAPGQPGERGRDGPAGREGQRGAPGRDGLRGSNGQDGQPGSRGFDGRPGENGSDGLPGQRGLPGQKGQNGASGRDGADGFPGQDGNPGVPGRDGFDGQIGERGRPGDSGQPGQPGPQGAPGQQGTRGNNGRDGQSGRQGAPGEPGQRGEMGQRGQPGNPGRDGAPGQPGQRGSNGQNGLPGTDGRPGFDGSPGRPGQPGLIGQPGEPGGRGATGATGAKGSSGRDGRDGINGLRGSPGNPGQRGSDGQPGNPGVSGRSGAKGTNGVPGQPGRAGRDGQPGSPGPAGNPGLPGNDGERGQPGVSGRDGRPGQQGLPGGPGLQGFPGDKGNPGQPGRDGRPGRPGLRGQIGAPGVNGVTGSTGVAGRPGLPGRDGNPGRTGLPGFRGSDGQRGAPGERGETGEAGINGATGATGARGPAGPEGQRGTPGDPGQRGLDGEMGATGATGVAETGATGAPGNKGQKGESGVYGINGATGATGASGLPGNPGIPGSTGQPGLDGAPGLPGLKGNTGNIGLDGERGATGASGSSGAPGATGIPGIRGLKGDEGQPGASGFVGSTGRTGTRGIKGAQGRAGPTGLSGQKGEPGTGIGKDGATGAPGERGLPGSAGVKGDRGFPGNAGSKGRKGESGAFGINGATGVQGVPGQPGVPGVEGQPGIPGIKGEKGYGESGGTGGTGATGASGRRGAPGPRGLPGEPGDGFLGAVGSTGATGPIGQPGVPGFVGATGLKGEPGDGFDGQPGATGASGQRGRRGPKGERGDGENGEPGIPGTPGLPGSKGEVGATGSKGSDGIVGRPGFPGEKGEPGISGGELGATGATGRPGNTGSSGSRGIKGEPGERGLDGLPGVTGSIGVPGEKGSDGQRGEPGLPGEPGAKGLRGFPGDGGPGTRGSTGATGRSGVAGVKGDIGIPGFDGQDGEVGAPGDKGAPGLQGIPGLTGAKGERGEPGAPAAGGPGFKGEKGDLGLPGSDGVPGPQGEKGVPGDRGFDGVEGSVGEPGNPGIKGDQGLAGLQGDIGATGERGPRGQKGEPAGFELGGDGIGATGSTGVKGIRGAPGLQGVTGAPGLSGANGTDGAPGLPGMKGEPGAPGAAGPVGLPGATGDPGAQGDPGLKGSMGDQGLPGLDGADAVAGEIGATGVPGAPGIKGALGDIGAPGPQGIKGEMGDRGLPGVTGERGLKGFKGDAGFDGLDGRLGDTGLQGPTGEKGEQGVKGIAGIVGPKGARGDQGAQGLKGAAGATGDKGIVGDPGVDGRDGKFAVTINECSTNNGECSQVCLNTLGGYYCACDKGFELLASGPSSCDAGTIYCDSYFHYGTLCYCQKLGVVTPMNGTACKNIDECAVDNGNCEHICTNTLGSRTCSCDPGYALTSDGRGCQDIDECAEKADGCSHICVNTLGGYYCGCPANMEMSTSPSPSIDLCVPNQRGKCEWTKDYRNVCYCHLANNFAVTKENTTCQPRNECAKNNGGCAHVCTNTLDGHMCSCFPPPNSGETAGWPSDVWQLSTNGYDCMDVDECADPAFTTTTCRSETHYCINKPGYWECIQRGLIVAKSGAVLSQLSGSKQISGDSMLSTMIVGSISIVIIVVLLSIIVVLKARERRASRY; translated from the exons GTGCCTGTTACCGATCGACCTAACATGAAAGCCCAGTACTTCTTGGGATTCAGCACTACTGAAGGAGTGATACCATTCACGTTTGACTACGCGACGCATAACTCTGCTAAGAAGGTTGTGCCCACGCTAGAGCTATCTGTTCCACGCGTTGGGGACACCAGCACAGCGCAGGACTCTGACGGGGAACGGGTGATATATTCAATTGGGGCTATCGTTGATCCAG TGATAATAAATGAAGAGACCGGAGAGGAAGACAACAGAATGATGTGTTACTATGGTTACAGCTGTGATTACT CCATCAATTATGGAGCCACTGGGGCTACGGGCCAGCCAGGTGCTGATGGAGAGCCTGGTCAACCTGGTGCACCAGGTATTCAAGGACCACCTGGTAGCACCGGTGTTGATGGTGATGTCGGAGAGAAAGGGCAGCCTGGAGCCACTGGGGCACCTGGAGAGCCAGGACAACCTGGTATGAAAGGAAACCAAGGAAGAGATGGTAATACTGGCAGACCTGGAAACCCTG GGCGACCAGGTTCTGATGGGCTACCTGGAACAAGAGGACAAGATGGCAGAGACGGATTTGATGGAAGAGATGGTTTTGATGGTTCTCCGGGTGAGCCAGGAGAGCCTGGATTTCCAGGCCAAGATGGGAATCCTGGTTCAAGTGGACAACCAGGTACTCCTGGACAAGATGGTTTTCCTGGCCAAACTGGTGTGCCTGGACAGACAGGCGCTAATGGAGAGCCTGGCTCACCAGGTCAAAAAGGAAATGCTGGGATCAGAGGATCAAATGGGTTGCCAGGAAGGGATGGATTACCAGGAGAAAGAGGTGCTTCTGGTGCACCTGGTTCAGATGGTAGACCGGGAAATGATGGACGTGATGGCAATCCAGGAGACAGAGGAGCACCAGGACAACAAGGTCGAAATGGAGAGCCAGGTAGACCTGGCACTCCTGGTTTAAAAGGTAATGCAGGAGCCGATGGAAGAGATGGAAGGGATGGGGAAGATGGTAGAGATGGCAACAGAGGAGAACCAGGGCAGCAAGGAGCTCCAGGTCAACAAGGTTTGCCAGGCCAACCTGGTAATGAAGGACAGAGTGGATCACCTGGAGCTAGGGGTGCAGATGGGCAGAATGGTGAAAAGGGTGATAGAGGAATCTCTGGGCAAGATGGTAGACCAGGAGAACGTGGGCAGCCTGGCACACCAGGGCTGCCAGGTAGTACTGGAGCGTCTGGTACTCCAGGCCGTGCTGGTAATCCTGGACAGGATGGTCAAGATGGAAGAGAAGGCTCACGTGGAGAAGCAGGAAGGCCTGGCCAAGATGGGGTGAATGGGCAAGATGGACAAAATGGTAGAGATGGTATTGATGGTTTTGATGGGGCGCCAGGGGTAAAGGGTAACCAGGGTGTTAGAGGTGAGCCTGGCGCTTCAGGAACTCCAGGACAAGATGGTATTGATGGGCGTCCAGGCGAGAGAGGTTCTCCAGGGAACATAGGTCAGCAAGGTCAAACTGGCTCTGAAGGTCAACCAGGACAAGATGGTAGCCCAGGACAAGATGGATCGGATGGATCGCCCGGGATGCCAGGGCGAGATGGCTTTGATGGTCAGCCAGGTGCACCTGGGCAACCAGGACAGCCAGGTTCTAAGGGAAGCAATGGTTTACCTGGCAGAGATGGCAATCCAGGCAGAACTGGTGAGCGTGGTGACCAAGGTCTACCGGGAAGCCCTGGATCTGATGGTATTCCAGGAAGAAATGGTGCTAAAGGAGAGCGAGGAAATGATGGCGTACCAGGACAAGATGGTAGACCGGGTCAGCCTGGCAATGATGGATTAAGTGGAGATCCTGGCCAACAAGGTTTACCAGGCAAAGATGGGGCTTCTGGGCAACCTGGTCAAAATGGTCTTAAAGGAGAAAAAGGCAACAATGGTTATGATGGGCAGCCAGGATTACGTGGCGATTCAGGATTACCTGGAAGAGATGGAAATCCGGGAAGAGAAGGCCAGAAAGGAGCAGATGGGGCTCCAGGCTTTAATGGTAGAGATGGGCAAGATGGTAGACCTGGAGACCGGGGAGCTGATGGAATCCCTGGTAACCCTGGAACCGATGGGCAAAGCGGAGCTAAAGGTGAACAAGGAGAACCTGGTCAGCCTGGAGAAAATGGTAGAGATGGAAGGAATGGGTTTGACGGCAGAAATGGTCAAGATGGGCAACCTGGGGAAAGCGGTCTAGCAGGGCTACCTGGTGCTCCAGGATCTGATGGTCAGCCCGGTGTCAATGGAAATCCTGGCACCCCTGGCATCAGAGGATCCAAGGGAGAGCCTGGAAGAGCAGGTGCAACTGGAGCTGCAGGACGAAATGGAGAGCCAGGAAGAGATGGTCAATCTGGTTCTCCTGGTTTTGATGGACAAAATGGTTTACCCGGACTAAAAGGAGATTCAGGAGTGAAAGGCGCTCCTGGTAACCCAGGTGCACCAGGCTTCTCTGGTGCCCCAGGACAGGATGGCCAAGATGGGAATGATGGGCAAGATGGTAGACCCGGTGAAAGGGGAAGTCCTGGACAACCTGGCACTGATGGAAGAAATGGACAACCTGGAAGCAAAG GTTCACCTGGTTCTGATGGACGAAGTGGAAATCCTGGACAGGATGGTCGACCGGGTGAGCCGGGTAGAGATGGATTCGATGGACTGGATGGTTCACCTGGCTTTCCCGGACAGCCTGGTTTACGAGGAAATGATGGACAACCTGGAGATACTGGTGCACCTGGTGCACAAGGGCAACCTGGTCAACCCGGTCAGAGAGGAGACAGAGGTTCACCCGGCCAGCAAGGAGCTCCAGGGAAAGATGGGGATCCTGGAAGAGATGGAGACAGGGGATCAGATGGAGCTCCGGGGCAAAGTGGTAGAGATGGACAAGATGGTAGACCTGGAGAGAGGGGTGCTGATGGCCTACGTGGTACTCCTGGATTTGATGGGCAAAGTGGCGCGAAAGGAGATCAAGGTGAACCTGGTCAGCCTGGGCAGGATGGAAGAGATGGAAGGAATGGGTTTGATGGTCAGGATGGAGAAAGAGGAAGTCCAGGAGTTCCTGGCAGAGATGGTTCTAATGGTCTTCCTG GAGAAAGAGGTAATTCGGGCCAGCCTGGCGACCGAGGTAGTCCAGGCAGAGATGGATCAGATGGAAATCCTGGCTTTCCAGgacaagatggtcaacctggcTCGCCTGGTAGAGATGGTGAGCCTGGGAGAATTGGTCAAGATGGCAGAGACGGATTTCCTGGTGAACCTGGAGAGCACGGCCAACCTGGAAATCCTGGTCAGCAGGGTTCACCTGGGAGAGACGGAGAAAGAGGTAGAGATGGCTCTCCTGGTGAACAAGGTGCACCTGGTAGGCCTGGACAGCAAGGCCAACCCGGACAACCCGGTGGTCAAGGACTTCCAGGAAGTGATGGCAACCCAGGCAGAGATGGAGAAAACGGCTCTCCTGGAGCTCCAGGCCAAAATGGTAGAGATGGGCAAGATGGTAGACCTGGGGATAGGGGAGCAGATGGAATTTCTGGTACTCCTGGCTTTGATGGTCAGAATGGAGCTAAAGGAGACCGAGGTGAACCTGGTCAGCCCGGACAGGATGGTAGAGATGGACAAGACGGATTTGATGGCCAACCTGGACAAGATGGACAGCCAGGCCAGAGTGGCCAGCCAG GCGAAAGAGGATCTCCTGGTAGAGATGGAAGTCCAGGAGCTCCGGGAGATAGAGGAGCTGCAGGGGAGCCTGGTCAACCAGGGCTGCCTGGTAGTACTGGTCTACCTGGACAAGATGGAAATGCAGGAAGAGATGGGGAAAGAGGGTCTCCTGGAGCACCAGGGCAAAATGGTAGAGATGGACAAGATGGCAGACCTGGAGAAAGGGGTGCTGATGGATTATCTGGCACACCCGGATTTGATGGTCAGGATGGAACCAAAGGCGATCGTGGAGAACCTGGGCGTCCCGGGCAGGCTGGTAGAGACGGTCAAAATGGATTTGATGGAAGGAATGGTGAAGATGGACGGCCCGGCCAAGATGGTCAACCGG GAGCTCGAGGACAACCTGGCATTGCTGGCAATGATGGTACACCAGGCTTACCGGGAGCAAAGGGAGACGCTGGAGTACCTGGTTCAGACGGGAGACCTGGAGAAAATGGTCGACCGGGATCTGATGGCAATGATGGTGCAGACGGTTTTCCAGGAGCACCTGGACAAGATGGTAGGCTAGGTAGAAAAGGCAATGATGGTAGACCAGGGGCTCCTGGAGCTATTGGACAGCCGGGTGAACAAGGGAGAAATGGTTTAGATGGTCAAAAAGGAGCGGTGGGTGCTCCTGGTAATAATGGACGAGATGGCATTCCAGGTCAACCTGGCAGGGCAGGTGATCGTGGTAGCCCAGGTGAGCCTGGAAGAGTGGGTCAACCAGGGTCCTCTGGTCAGCGAGGTAACAATGGAGCACCTGGGCAACCAGGGTTGCCTGGAGCAGATGGACAACCTGGACAAGATGGTCAGGATGGGCGAAATGGCTTTGATGGTAACCCTGGCAGGGATGGTAGTCCGGGAGCTCCTGGGTTACCTGGCAATGACGGATTTCCTGGGCAGCCTGGTCAACCTGGAGAACAAGGTCTTTCTGGTCAACCTGGAGTACCAGGTTCTACTGGACTGCCTGGTAATCGTGGAAATGATGGGGCTCCAGGACGTCCAGGTGATCGTGGTTCGAATGGTAATGATGGTAGACCTGGTCAACCCGGACAAGATGGAAATCCTGGACAGAGAGGATTTGATGGGCGGCCTGGACAGGATGGAAGACCAGGTTCAGTAGGTGCACCTGGGCAAGCTGGACAGCCTGGAAGAGATGGTCAGCCAGGACAGAGAGGGACTCCGGGTAGTCCTGGACAAAGAGGGAGCTCTGGACAGCCGGGGCAACGTGGAATCTCTGGTCAAGATGGTGAAACGGGTAGACCGGGAGAAGCAggtcaagatggtcaacctggtTTTCCAGGAGCAACTGGACAGCCTGGTATAAGAGGAAGCAAAGGAGATCAAGGGTCACCAGGGAGCCCTGGACAAAGTGGAACAGATGGACTACCAGGGCAGCCTGGAAGACCAGGAGACATTGGTAGGCCAGGTACACCAGGCACAAATGGGGCAACTGGTGCTCAAGGGCTGCCAGGTTCACCTGGACAAAGAGGAATTCCAGGTAGTCGAGGTACTCCAGGAGAGCGAGGAGTAAATGGTCTGCCAGGACAGCAAGGAGAAAAAGGAGCTGTGGGAACTAAAGGGTCAAGGGGTCAAGATGGTCGAGATGGAGAAAGCGGCAATGATGGAAGGAATGGCCAGGATGGTTCACCTGGACAAAGGGGATCGACAGGTGCTAATGGTCGAGATGGTCAACCAGGAGCTCGCGGTTTTCCTGGAAGAGATGGACAACAAGGTGCACCCGGTCAGCCAGGGGAGCGTGGTCGAGATGGTCCAGCCGGACGTGAAGGACAGCGTGGTGCGCCTGGTCGTGATGGTTTACGTGGGTCAAATGGACAGGATGGACAGCCTGGTTCAAGAGGCTTTGATGGGAGACCTGGTGAAAATGGCTCAGATGGTCTGCCAGGACAACGAGGCTTACCTGGACAGAAAGGCCAAAATGGTGCTTCTGGACGTGATGGTGCTGATGGGTTTCCTGGTCAAGATGGAAATCCTGGGGTGCCTGGAAGAGATG GTTTTGATGGCCAAATCGGCGAACGAGGCAGACCAGGTGACTCAGGACAACCTGGACAGCCAGGACCTCAAGGAGCACCAGGACAACAAGGGACCAGAGGGAATAACGGAAGAGATGGACAAAGTGGTCGGCAAGGCGCACCCGGTGAGCCTGGACAACGAGGAGAAATGGGACAACGTGGACAGCCAGGAAATCCTGGAAGAGATGGTGCTCCAGGTCAGCCTGGACAGCGAGGGTCCAACGGTCAAAATGGCCTGCCTGGAACTGATGGCCGTCCAGGTTTTGATGGTTCTCCAGGCAGACCTGGGCAGCCTGGTTTAATTGGGCAACCGGGTGAGCCTGGAGGTCGAGGTGCTACTGGAGCTACGGGAGCTAAGGGTTCATCAGGAAGAGATGGTCGAGATGGAATAAATGGCCTGAGGGGATCCCCTGGTAATCCTGGACAACGTGGATCTGATGGCCAACCTGGAAACCCTGGGGTTTCTGGTAGATCTGGCGCTAAAGGAACAAATGGTGTACCTGGCCAACCTGGTCGTGCTGGTCGTGATGGGCAGCCTGGAAGCCCTGGGCCTGCAGGCAATCCAGGATTACCTGGAAATGATGGCGAGAGAGGTCAACCTGGTGTTTCAGGAAGAGATGGTAGACCTGGACAACAAGGTTTGCCGGGTGGCCCTGGTCTTCAAGGTTTCCCTGGAGATAAGGGAAACCCTGGTCAACCAGGCCGTGATGGACGACCTGGAAGGCCAGGTCTGCGAGGACAAATTGGTGCCCCAGGTGTGAATGGAGTAACAGGAAGTACTGGTGTAGCTGGAAGACCAGGGCTACCTGGACGTGATGGAAACCCCGGGCGAACTGGTCTACCAGGATTTAGAGGTTCTGATGGACAGCGAGGTGCTCCAGGCGAGCGAGGAGAAACAGGTGAGGCTGGCATCAACGGAGCAACAGGAGCAACAGGGGCCAGAGGGCCAGCAGGGCCGGAAGGACAAAGAGGTACTCCGGGAGATCCTGGTCAAAGAGGTCTTGATGGAGAAATGGGAGCTACAGGAGCCACTGGAGTAGCAGAAACTGGTGCTACAGGCGCCCCTGGCAACAAAGGTCAAAAAGGAGAGAGTGGTGTATATGGCATAAATGGAGCCACAGGAGCTACTGGTGCTTCTGGTTTACCTGGAAACCCTGGTATACCAGGAAGCACTGGTCAACCAGGACTGGACGGAGCACCAGGTTTGCCAGGTTTAAAAGGAAATACAGGAAACATTGGCTTGGATGGAGAGAGGGGAGCAACTGGTGCAAGCGGTAGTTCTGGAGCACCAGGTGCGACTGGCATACCCGGAATACGTGGCTTAAAAGGAGATGAAGGTCAGCCTGGTGCAAGTGGTTTTGTTGGCTCTACTGGCAGAACTGGAACTCGGGGCATTAAAGGTGCACAAGGAAGAGCAGGTCCAACTGGTCTTTCAGGTCAAAAAGGAGAACCAGGCACGGGTATTGGGAAAGATGGAGCAACAGGAGCACCTGGGGAGCGAGGTTTACCTGGTAGTGCAGGTGTTAAGGGAGATCGAGGTTTTCCCGGTAATGCTGGTTCAAAAGGCAGGAAAGGAGAGTCTGGCGCATTTGGAATAAATGGTGCAACTGGTGTTCAAGGTGTTCCTGGTCAACCTGGAGTACCAGGAGTTGAAGGACAACCTGGGATTCCAGGTATAAAAGGAGAAAAAGGTTATGGCGAAAGTGGTGGAACAGGTGGTACAGGTGCTACTGGGGCTAGCGGCAGAAGAGGTGCCCCTGGACCCCGAGGTTTACCAGGTGAGCCTGGTGATGGATTTCTTGGAGCAGTTGGATCTACTGGAGCAACTGGTCCCATCGGTCAACCTGGTGTTCCTGGCTTTGTTGGTGCAACTGGATTAAAAGGAGAACCAGGAGATGGATTTGATGGACAACCAGGTGCAACTGGAGCAAGCGGTCAAAGAGGTCGTCGTGGACCAAAAGGTGAAAGAGGAGATGGAGAGAATGGAGAACCTGGTATTCCAGGAACACCAGGGTTACCAGGAAGTAAAGGAGAGGTCGGGGCCACGGGTTCAAAGGGTTCTGACGGAATTGTTGGTCGTCCAGGGTTTCCTGGTGAAAAAGGAGAACCTGGCATTTCAGGAGGAGAGCTTGGTGCAACTGGTGCTACCGGTCGTCCTGGAAACACAGGCTCTTCTGGATCTAGGGGAATAAAAGGAGAGCCTGGAGAGCGTGGATTGGACGGGCTTCCAGGTGTGACTGGCAGTATTGGAGTTCCTGGTGAAAAAGGATCAGATGGACAACGTGGAGAGCCTGGTTTACCTGGAGAACCTGGGGCAAAGGGTCTTCGCGGATTTCCTGGAGATGGTGGGCCAGGCACTAGAGGTTCGACAGGTGCAACAGGCAGGTCGGGAGTAGCTGGAGTCAAAGGAGACATTGGAATCCCTGGATTTGATGGACAAGATGGGGAAGTCGGAGCACCTGGAGACAAGGGAGCACCGGGACTTCAAG GAATTCCTGGGTTGACCGGTGCGAAGGGAGAACGTGGAGAGCCTGGAGCACCTGCTGCTGGTGGTCCTGGGTTTAAAGGAGAAAAAGGAGATCTTGGCCTTCCTGGTTCAGATGGTGTACCAGGGCCTCAAGGAGAGAAAGGAGTTCCTGGCGATAGAGGATTTGATGGTGTGGAAGGCTCAGTGGGAGAGCCTGGGAATCCTGGCATCAAAGGAGACCAGGGTTTGGCTGGTTTGCAAGGTGACATCGGGGCAACCGGGGAGAGAGGGCCTAGAGGACAAAAAGGAGAACCAGCTGGTTTTGAGTTAGGTGGGGATGGAATAGGTGCAACAGGCTCCACTGGTGTCAAGGGTATTAGGGGTGCACCTGGTTTGCAAGGAGTAACTGGAGCACCTGGATTAAGTGGTGCCAATGGTACTGATGGAGCACCCGGCCTACCTGGCATGAAAGGGGAACCAGGAGCGCCTGGTGCAGCCGGACCAGTTGGTTTACCTGGTGCTACAGGTGATCCTGGAGCACAAGGTGATCCAGGGTTGAAAGGATCAATGGGTGATCAAGGTCTGCCTGGTCTTGATGGAGCTGATGCAGTAGCAGGAGAGATTGGTGCAACTGGAGTTCCTGGTGCTCCTGGAATCAAAGGAGCATTAGGAGACATTGGAGCTCCTGGGCCACAAGGAATAAAAGGTGAAATGGGAGACAGAGGTCTGCCAGGTGTCACTGGGGAAAGAGGCTTGAAAGGATTCAAAGGAGATGCAGGTTTTGATGGCCTGGATGGCAGACTCGGTGATACCGGTCTTCAAGGTCCAACTGGAGAAAAGGGAGAGCAAGGTGTAAAAGGCATCGCCGGCATTGTTGGTCCTAAGGGTGCGAGAGGCGATCAGGGAGCTCAAGGTCTTAAAGGAGCTGCCGGAGCAACAGGAGACAAAGGAATTGTTGGTGATCCTGGAGTAGATGGCAGAGATGGAAAGTTTGCCGTGACAATTAATGAATGTTCCACGAATAATGGCGAGTGCTCCCAAGTCTGCCTTAATACACTAGGAGGATATTACTGCGCTTGTGACAAAGGCTTTGAGCTTCTAGCATCTGGCCCATCTAGTTGCGATG CGGGAACTATCTACTGCGACAGCTATTTTCACTATGGCACATTGTGCTACTGTCAAAAGCTTGGAGTCGTCACTCCTATGAATGGAACAGCTTGTAAAAATATAGATGAGTGTGCTGTTGATAATGGCAACTGTGAACACATATGCACAAACACTCTGGGAAGTCGTACTTGTTCCTGCGATCCTGGCTATGCGCTGACAAGTGATGGACGCGGGTGTCAGGATATTGATGAATGCGCTGAAAAAGCTGACGGCTGCAGCCATATCTGCGTCAACACACTTGGAGGCTATTACTGTGGCTGTCCAGCTAACATGGAAATGTCTACTTCACCAAGTCCTTCTATAGACCTTTGCGTACCTAATCAAA GAGGAAAGTGCGAATGGACGAAGGATTACCGCAATGTATGTTATTGCCATTTGGCAAATAATTTTGCTGTCACCAAGGAAAACACGACTTGTCAACCACGTAACGAATGTGCAAAGAATAATGGAGGGTGCGCGCATGTCTGTACCAACACACTAGATGGTCACATGTGTTCGTGTTTTCCACCACCTAATAGCGGCGAAACTGCTGGCTGGCCTAGCGATGTTTGGCAGCTTAGTACCAATGGGTATGATTGCATGGACGTAGATGAGTGTGCCGATCCAGCATTCACGACCACCACGTGTCGATCAGAAACACACTACTGCATTAATAAGCCTGGATATTGGGAATGCATACAAAGAGGTTTAATAGTCGCAAAGTCTGGAGCTGTCTTGTCACAAC TGAGTGGCAGCAAGCAAATATCTGGCGACTCTATGCTGAGCACAATGATAGTCGGCAGCATTTCAATTGTCATCATCGTCGTGCTGCTGTCAATCATAGTCGTCCTTAAAGCGAGAGAGCGAAGAGCTTCAAGGTACTGA